A stretch of the Dyella telluris genome encodes the following:
- a CDS encoding TetR/AcrR family transcriptional regulator produces the protein MPRALSEQETEAFRERLCDAAARLYVDEGPGAVTLRRLAGELGVGTMTPYRYFDNKEDIITAVRTRGLNRFSEALERALDTPGDGRTRSRAVRDAYIAFARGNTATYRLMFEYPETRRDDPAYRQAHERMWRTIAAHVEVMIAEGTVEADAPILGHQIWAALHGAVMLEIAGMLPEGFDAASLHTRTVSALFDTARPTV, from the coding sequence ATGCCCCGTGCCCTGAGCGAGCAGGAAACCGAAGCCTTCCGCGAACGGCTATGCGACGCCGCCGCACGGCTATACGTGGACGAAGGCCCGGGCGCCGTCACGCTGCGGCGACTGGCCGGCGAACTGGGCGTGGGCACCATGACGCCCTACCGCTACTTCGACAACAAGGAAGACATCATCACGGCCGTGCGCACGCGCGGCCTGAACCGGTTTTCCGAGGCACTGGAGCGCGCACTCGATACGCCGGGCGATGGCCGCACCCGCAGCCGTGCCGTGCGCGATGCCTATATCGCCTTTGCCCGCGGCAACACCGCCACCTACCGGCTGATGTTCGAATACCCCGAAACCCGGCGTGATGACCCCGCTTACCGGCAGGCCCACGAACGCATGTGGCGCACCATCGCCGCGCATGTGGAAGTGATGATCGCCGAAGGCACGGTGGAGGCCGACGCGCCCATCCTCGGCCACCAGATCTGGGCTGCCTTGCACGGCGCCGTGATGCTGGAAATCGCCGGCATGCTGCCCGAGGGCTTCGATGCCGCGTCGCTGCACACGCGCACCGTCAGTGCGTTGTTCGACACCGCGCGACCGACGGTCTGA
- a CDS encoding aspartyl protease family protein, with protein sequence MKKKNLPFTLSVITALLTACTPAQQDQQATPPKATDEPLLTTALRPYAQPLVPVTIDGKTYHFILDTGAPYTFIDTRTAAALTKAMPDAEVPEYFRHYIGGLGTLGNDLDIHQMTYWQPRPLLIGRQPVANSVPWVGMDLSAFDQSYGTHVDGLLGATAFRQLNWSTDNLTGTLTIDALPPSTAGYERCAPYEDAFGAGPDLTIQLANGNGGPMRIDTGASYDSISADTLRVLGEQGANVEKIGQATRLAASGPYDANVYLVGGLQFGDTPIGKLKVYESSGANNLGMSFLSRFDKYVFIPSEMLFCYTTRQLGRDDQRPVRQLELSAEQGHLVIGTANRSPEGLASGLQVDDVLLTVNGNAVKAIDIEAIRHQLADAPSGSLTLGIERHGEAMIIKL encoded by the coding sequence ATGAAAAAGAAGAACCTGCCCTTCACGCTGTCGGTGATCACCGCGCTATTGACGGCCTGCACACCGGCGCAGCAGGACCAGCAGGCCACGCCACCCAAGGCAACCGACGAGCCACTGCTGACCACGGCACTGCGCCCGTATGCGCAACCACTGGTGCCCGTGACCATCGACGGCAAGACCTATCACTTCATACTGGATACCGGGGCGCCGTACACGTTCATCGATACGCGTACAGCCGCCGCCCTGACCAAAGCCATGCCGGACGCGGAGGTTCCCGAGTACTTCCGCCACTACATTGGCGGGCTCGGCACGCTGGGCAACGACCTGGACATCCACCAGATGACGTACTGGCAGCCCAGGCCGTTGCTCATTGGCCGCCAGCCTGTCGCAAACAGCGTGCCCTGGGTCGGCATGGATCTCTCGGCGTTCGACCAGTCCTACGGGACGCACGTCGATGGCCTCCTCGGGGCCACCGCCTTCCGGCAGCTCAACTGGAGCACCGACAACCTGACCGGGACGCTGACCATCGATGCCTTGCCGCCTTCCACGGCGGGCTACGAGCGCTGCGCTCCCTACGAGGATGCCTTCGGGGCAGGCCCCGACCTGACCATCCAGCTGGCCAATGGCAACGGCGGTCCGATGCGGATCGACACCGGTGCCAGTTACGACAGCATCTCGGCCGATACGCTACGCGTGCTCGGCGAGCAGGGAGCGAACGTCGAGAAGATCGGCCAGGCTACGCGGCTGGCCGCGAGCGGACCTTACGACGCCAACGTCTACCTGGTCGGCGGCCTGCAGTTCGGCGACACGCCCATCGGCAAGCTGAAGGTGTACGAAAGCAGCGGTGCCAACAACCTGGGCATGAGTTTCCTTTCCCGCTTCGACAAGTACGTCTTCATACCCAGCGAGATGTTGTTCTGCTACACCACCCGTCAGCTCGGCCGCGATGACCAGCGTCCAGTCCGCCAGCTCGAGCTGAGCGCAGAGCAGGGGCATCTCGTCATCGGCACCGCCAACCGTTCTCCCGAAGGCCTGGCCAGCGGGCTGCAGGTGGATGACGTGCTGCTCACCGTCAACGGCAACGCCGTCAAGGCGATCGATATCGAAGCCATCCGCCATCAGCTCGCGGATGCGCCATCGGGCTCGCTGACCCTGGGCATTGAACGCCATGGCGAAGCGATGATCATCAAGCTCTGA
- the pyrF gene encoding orotidine-5'-phosphate decarboxylase → MHFMQSLQQAWADHDSLVCVGLDPEPAKFPAHFKGRADAVFEFCRDIVDATADLVCTYKPQIAHFAALRAEDALERLIAHIHEKHPGVPVILDAKRGDIGSTAQHYVSEAFDRFKADAVTLNPYMGRDSAQPFLDRADKGVILLCRTSNPGGADFQALDCGGEPLYVRVAETIARNWNTHGNCALVTGATWPEELGKVRSVVGDVPLLVPGIGAQGGDVEAVLKHGRTANGTGLMISSSRAILYAGNGEDFAQAARKAAIELRDAINACR, encoded by the coding sequence ATGCACTTCATGCAATCCCTGCAACAGGCATGGGCTGACCACGACTCCCTCGTCTGCGTCGGCCTCGATCCGGAACCTGCAAAGTTCCCCGCGCACTTCAAGGGCCGCGCGGATGCCGTGTTCGAATTCTGCCGCGACATCGTCGATGCCACCGCCGACCTCGTCTGCACGTACAAGCCGCAGATTGCCCATTTCGCCGCGCTGCGCGCGGAAGATGCGCTGGAGCGTTTGATCGCGCATATCCACGAAAAGCATCCCGGCGTGCCGGTGATCCTGGACGCCAAGCGCGGCGACATCGGCAGCACGGCGCAGCATTACGTCAGCGAAGCCTTCGACCGCTTCAAGGCGGATGCGGTCACGCTGAACCCGTACATGGGCCGTGACTCGGCACAACCTTTCCTCGACCGTGCCGACAAGGGCGTGATCCTGCTGTGCCGGACGTCCAACCCGGGTGGCGCCGATTTCCAGGCGCTCGACTGCGGCGGCGAACCGCTCTACGTACGCGTAGCCGAAACCATTGCGCGCAACTGGAACACCCATGGCAACTGCGCGCTGGTCACCGGCGCCACCTGGCCGGAAGAACTGGGCAAGGTGCGTTCCGTGGTGGGTGACGTGCCGCTGCTGGTGCCGGGCATCGGCGCGCAGGGTGGCGACGTGGAAGCCGTGCTCAAGCATGGCCGCACCGCCAACGGCACCGGCCTGATGATCAGCTCCTCGCGCGCCATCCTTTACGCCGGCAACGGCGAGGACTTCGCCCAGGCCGCACGCAAGGCCGCCATCGAACTGCGCGACGCGATCAACGCCTGTCGTTGA
- a CDS encoding MBL fold metallo-hydrolase has product MVMPPRFSRRRLLQATGLALAAGALSPWRVRANASPRSRLILLGTAGGPTPKADRAAPASAIVVDGVTYVIDCGNGVARQMVKAGLDLGSIRDVFITHQHSDHTADYGNLLWLAWSGPLHTPVDTWGPPPLAEMTRLFLAMNDNDIRTRMADEGRPPLAPLIRPHELNGPGLVMQDARVKVTAALVQHPPVEPAFAYRFDCPDRSIVFSGDTRPSENLVALARGADVLVHEVMYLPALDTLIATEPNATRLREHLLASHTTTEQVGRIATEAGVKTLVLNHFVPGGNPPVPEETWRDAVAPHFKGRIIVGRDLMEI; this is encoded by the coding sequence ATGGTCATGCCTCCCCGTTTCTCGCGTCGCCGCCTCCTGCAGGCCACAGGACTCGCCCTCGCGGCGGGTGCACTGTCGCCGTGGCGCGTTCGCGCGAATGCGTCGCCCCGCTCCCGCCTGATCCTGCTCGGCACCGCCGGCGGACCGACGCCCAAGGCGGACCGTGCCGCGCCGGCCAGCGCCATCGTGGTGGATGGCGTGACCTACGTAATCGATTGCGGCAATGGCGTGGCGCGCCAGATGGTGAAGGCCGGGCTGGACCTCGGCTCCATCCGCGATGTCTTCATCACCCACCAGCACTCCGACCACACGGCGGACTACGGCAACCTGCTGTGGCTGGCGTGGTCCGGGCCGCTGCATACGCCGGTGGATACCTGGGGACCGCCGCCGCTGGCCGAGATGACGCGGCTGTTCCTGGCCATGAACGACAACGATATCCGCACCCGCATGGCCGATGAAGGCCGCCCGCCACTGGCACCCTTGATCCGCCCGCACGAACTCAACGGCCCGGGGCTGGTCATGCAGGATGCGCGTGTCAAGGTCACGGCCGCGCTGGTGCAGCATCCGCCGGTGGAACCGGCTTTCGCCTATCGCTTCGACTGTCCGGATCGCAGCATCGTGTTTTCCGGCGATACCCGTCCGTCGGAGAATCTCGTTGCGCTCGCGCGTGGCGCCGATGTGCTGGTGCACGAAGTGATGTACCTGCCCGCGCTCGACACATTGATCGCGACCGAACCCAACGCCACGCGTCTGCGCGAACATCTGCTGGCCAGCCATACCACGACCGAACAGGTCGGCCGTATTGCCACCGAAGCCGGCGTAAAGACCCTGGTGCTCAACCACTTCGTACCGGGCGGCAACCCTCCGGTACCGGAGGAGACGTGGCGCGACGCCGTCGCGCCCCACTTCAAGGGGCGCATCATCGTGGGCCGGGACCTGATGGAGATCTAG
- the ettA gene encoding energy-dependent translational throttle protein EttA — MQYIYTMNGVSKIVPPKRHIIKDISLSFFPGAKIGLLGVNGAGKSTVLRIMAGVDKDFQGEARPQPGIKVGYLAQEPQLDPEKTVRESVEEGVSVILDAQKRLEEVYAAYGEEGADFDKLAAEQQELENILAVNDAHALERQLEVAADALRLPPWDAKIGPLSGGEKRRVALCRLLLSKPDMLLLDEPTNHLDAESVDWLEQFLQNYQGTVVAVTHDRYFLDNAAEWILELDRGRGIPWKGNYTEWLEQKDARLKQEASQEKSRQKAIEKELEWVRSAAKGRQSKGKARLNRFEELNSVEYQRRNETNEIFIPPGERLGQEVIEFKNVNKAFGDRVLIEDLSFKIPPGAIVGVIGPNGAGKSTFMKMIMGKEQPDSGEVKLGHTVKLAYVDQSRDALDPKNNVWQEVSGGSDILTIGNFEIQSRAYIGRFNFKGTDQQKIVGQLSGGERGRLHMAKTLLQGGNVLLLDEPSNDLDVETLRALEDALLEFPGCAVVISHDRWFLDRIATHIIAFEGDSHVEFFPGNYNEYEADKKRRLGDEAAKPHRVKYKKLA, encoded by the coding sequence ATGCAGTACATCTACACCATGAACGGGGTCAGCAAGATCGTTCCCCCGAAGCGCCACATCATCAAGGACATCTCGCTGAGCTTCTTCCCCGGCGCCAAGATCGGCCTGCTGGGCGTGAACGGCGCGGGCAAGTCCACGGTGCTGCGCATCATGGCCGGCGTCGACAAGGACTTCCAGGGCGAAGCCCGTCCGCAGCCGGGCATCAAGGTCGGCTACCTGGCGCAGGAGCCGCAGCTCGATCCGGAAAAGACCGTTCGTGAATCCGTCGAGGAAGGCGTCTCCGTCATCCTGGATGCGCAGAAGCGCCTGGAAGAGGTCTATGCCGCCTACGGCGAAGAAGGCGCCGACTTCGACAAGCTCGCTGCCGAACAGCAGGAGCTGGAAAACATCCTGGCCGTGAACGATGCGCACGCACTGGAGCGCCAGCTGGAAGTGGCGGCCGACGCACTGCGCCTGCCGCCGTGGGATGCCAAGATCGGTCCGCTGTCCGGTGGTGAGAAGCGCCGCGTGGCGCTGTGCCGCCTGCTGCTGTCCAAGCCGGACATGCTGCTGCTGGACGAACCGACCAACCATCTGGACGCGGAATCCGTGGATTGGCTGGAGCAGTTCCTGCAGAACTACCAGGGCACCGTGGTGGCCGTCACCCATGACCGCTACTTCCTCGACAACGCCGCCGAGTGGATCCTCGAACTCGACCGCGGCCGCGGCATTCCGTGGAAGGGCAACTACACCGAATGGCTGGAGCAGAAGGACGCCCGCCTCAAGCAGGAAGCCTCGCAGGAGAAGTCCCGCCAGAAGGCCATCGAGAAGGAACTGGAGTGGGTGCGCTCCGCTGCCAAGGGCCGTCAGTCCAAGGGCAAGGCACGTCTCAACCGCTTCGAGGAACTGAACTCGGTCGAGTACCAGCGCCGCAACGAAACCAATGAAATCTTCATTCCGCCGGGCGAGCGCCTGGGCCAGGAAGTGATCGAGTTCAAGAACGTCAACAAGGCGTTCGGCGACCGCGTACTGATCGAAGACCTGTCGTTCAAGATTCCGCCGGGCGCCATCGTCGGCGTGATCGGCCCGAACGGTGCGGGTAAATCCACGTTCATGAAGATGATCATGGGCAAGGAACAGCCGGACTCGGGCGAAGTGAAGCTGGGCCACACGGTCAAGCTGGCCTACGTCGACCAGTCGCGCGACGCGCTCGATCCGAAGAACAACGTGTGGCAGGAAGTGTCCGGCGGTTCGGACATCCTCACCATCGGCAACTTCGAGATCCAGTCGCGCGCCTACATCGGCCGCTTCAACTTCAAGGGCACCGACCAGCAGAAGATCGTCGGCCAGCTGTCCGGTGGTGAGCGTGGCCGCCTGCACATGGCCAAGACCCTGCTGCAGGGTGGCAACGTGCTGCTGCTCGACGAACCGTCCAACGACCTGGACGTGGAAACCCTGCGCGCCCTCGAAGACGCGTTGCTCGAGTTCCCGGGCTGCGCCGTGGTGATCTCGCATGACCGCTGGTTCCTCGACCGTATCGCCACGCACATCATCGCGTTCGAAGGCGACTCGCACGTGGAATTCTTCCCGGGCAACTACAACGAGTACGAAGCGGACAAGAAGCGTCGTCTCGGCGACGAGGCTGCCAAGCCGCATCGCGTGAAGTACAAGAAGCTGGCGTAA
- the mprF gene encoding bifunctional lysylphosphatidylglycerol flippase/synthetase MprF, with the protein MHARPGLMARLRRLAGPLLSVAMLCLALWALHHLASEVSYREVARYVHGLENYRLALAVLLTAGSYGVMILYDWFGLKYIGKHLPGAQVSLISFISYAFSNALGMALLISGSIRYRFYIQAGLSTAEVAKVVVYTTLSFWLGLSALTGFTLLLVPVPASLPLSGLRIPVGAVLALIPLLWIAGSRLLGRPLRIWRWRVSLPGTLVALRQVLVGAVDWGLAAYVLYLLMPNQVDTGFGHFLAIFVLAQIAGLISHVPGGLGVFEAVMLAGFGAEGNQGLEAPILGALAAYRLIYYFLPLFAATVVVLWREARGLRQKTQLAPWFTALLPPFFAGLTMVSGAVLLFSGATSALPARMAILRDVLPLAVLEVSHFLSSVVGMMLLILARGLQRRLDAAYVLTLVLLVLGAVLSLLKGIDYEEATLLSLLALALAPAHKLFYRRASMFSASFSWGWIIAIVAVLVCAGWLVGFSYKHVEYSNNLWWEFSFYHGGAPRALRALVGAAAAGLLFALASLVRPARPNLSLPGEDDLQRALPLIKNYNSAQAHLALMGDKTLLFDADNRAFIMYDVEGRSWVAMGDPVGEDEDARRELVWTFRDQCERAGGWPLFYQVRQDDLDLYLEVGMNFLKIGEEARVDLSGFNLDGKSKKVLRNTINKLTRDGMRMEIVPADAVAGLMPQLKKISDAWMRDKGVREKGFSLGTFEPRYLERTPMALVYQGEQLVAFANLFLTDNKEEASLDLMRHLPDGTAGVMDFLFISLMQWSKQEGYRWFNLGMAPFSGLQNRRSAPLWSRLGAMLFGRGERFYNFRGLHKYKDKFDPVWEPRYLAVPNGIALPLVFANVASLISGGLSGMVRR; encoded by the coding sequence ATGCACGCCCGGCCTGGCCTGATGGCCCGGTTGCGCAGGCTTGCCGGTCCGCTGCTTTCGGTGGCCATGCTGTGCCTGGCGCTGTGGGCGTTGCACCACCTTGCCAGCGAAGTCAGCTACCGCGAGGTGGCCCGCTACGTCCACGGTCTGGAGAACTACCGCCTCGCGCTGGCCGTGCTGCTCACGGCGGGCAGCTACGGGGTGATGATCCTGTACGACTGGTTCGGCCTTAAATACATCGGCAAGCATCTGCCGGGGGCGCAGGTCAGCCTGATTTCCTTCATCAGCTATGCCTTCAGCAATGCGCTGGGCATGGCGCTGCTGATCTCCGGTTCCATCCGTTACCGCTTCTATATCCAGGCCGGCCTTTCCACCGCGGAAGTGGCCAAGGTGGTGGTCTACACCACGCTCAGTTTCTGGCTGGGCCTGAGCGCGCTGACCGGATTCACCCTGCTGCTGGTGCCGGTACCGGCATCGTTGCCGCTGTCTGGCTTGCGCATTCCTGTCGGCGCTGTGCTCGCGCTGATTCCCCTGCTGTGGATCGCCGGCAGTCGCCTGCTTGGACGTCCATTGCGGATCTGGCGCTGGCGCGTCAGCCTGCCGGGCACGCTGGTGGCTCTGCGCCAGGTGCTGGTGGGCGCGGTGGACTGGGGTCTTGCCGCCTACGTGCTTTACCTGCTGATGCCCAACCAGGTGGACACGGGCTTTGGTCATTTCCTCGCCATCTTCGTGCTGGCGCAGATCGCCGGCCTGATCAGCCATGTGCCCGGTGGCCTGGGCGTGTTCGAGGCGGTGATGCTGGCGGGCTTCGGCGCCGAAGGTAACCAGGGGCTGGAAGCGCCCATCCTCGGTGCGCTGGCGGCCTATCGACTCATCTACTACTTCCTGCCGCTGTTCGCCGCCACGGTGGTGGTGCTGTGGCGCGAAGCGCGTGGCCTGCGCCAGAAGACCCAGCTGGCGCCCTGGTTCACCGCGCTGCTGCCGCCGTTCTTCGCCGGCCTGACCATGGTGTCGGGCGCGGTGCTGCTGTTCTCCGGCGCCACCTCGGCGCTGCCGGCGCGCATGGCGATTCTGCGTGACGTGCTGCCGCTGGCCGTGCTGGAGGTGTCGCACTTCCTGTCCAGCGTGGTCGGCATGATGCTGCTGATCCTGGCGCGCGGCCTGCAGCGACGCCTTGATGCGGCTTATGTGCTCACCCTGGTGCTGCTGGTGCTGGGCGCGGTGCTGTCGCTGCTCAAGGGCATCGACTACGAAGAAGCGACCCTGCTTTCGCTGCTGGCGCTGGCCCTCGCACCGGCGCACAAGTTGTTCTACCGCCGCGCCTCCATGTTCAGCGCGAGCTTTTCCTGGGGCTGGATCATCGCCATCGTCGCGGTGCTGGTGTGCGCCGGCTGGCTGGTCGGCTTCAGCTACAAGCACGTCGAATACAGCAACAACCTGTGGTGGGAATTCAGCTTCTATCACGGCGGTGCCCCGCGTGCGTTGCGCGCGCTGGTAGGCGCCGCGGCGGCGGGCCTGCTGTTTGCACTGGCCAGCCTGGTGCGTCCGGCGCGTCCGAATCTGAGCCTGCCCGGCGAGGACGACCTGCAGCGCGCGTTGCCGCTGATCAAGAACTACAACTCCGCGCAGGCGCACCTGGCGCTGATGGGCGACAAGACGCTGCTGTTCGATGCCGACAACCGCGCCTTCATCATGTACGACGTGGAAGGCCGCAGCTGGGTGGCCATGGGCGATCCGGTGGGCGAAGACGAAGATGCGCGCCGCGAACTGGTGTGGACCTTCCGCGACCAGTGCGAACGCGCCGGTGGCTGGCCGCTGTTCTACCAGGTACGCCAGGACGACCTGGACCTGTACCTGGAAGTGGGCATGAACTTCCTCAAGATCGGCGAGGAAGCGCGCGTGGACCTGTCCGGCTTCAACCTCGACGGCAAGTCCAAGAAGGTACTGCGCAACACCATCAACAAGCTCACCCGCGACGGCATGCGCATGGAGATCGTGCCCGCCGATGCCGTGGCCGGCCTTATGCCGCAGCTGAAGAAGATTTCGGACGCCTGGATGCGCGACAAGGGCGTGCGCGAGAAGGGCTTCTCGCTGGGCACGTTCGAGCCGCGCTACCTGGAGCGCACGCCGATGGCGCTGGTGTACCAGGGCGAGCAGCTGGTGGCGTTCGCCAACCTGTTCCTGACCGACAACAAGGAAGAGGCCTCGCTGGACCTGATGCGCCATCTTCCCGATGGCACGGCCGGCGTCATGGACTTCCTCTTCATCAGCCTCATGCAGTGGTCCAAGCAGGAAGGTTACCGCTGGTTCAATCTGGGCATGGCACCGTTCTCCGGCCTGCAGAACCGGCGCAGTGCGCCGTTGTGGAGCCGCCTGGGGGCCATGCTGTTCGGTCGTGGCGAGCGGTTCTACAACTTCCGCGGGCTGCACAAGTACAAGGACAAATTCGATCCCGTGTGGGAACCTCGTTATCTGGCGGTGCCCAACGGCATCGCGCTTCCGCTGGTATTCGCCAATGTGGCGAGCCTTATCTCGGGTGGGCTGTCAGGCATGGTGCGCCGTTGA
- a CDS encoding DUF817 domain-containing protein → MDEMVAGWAREKGDWAVALHELACFGVKQARACLFGTGMLALLLATWCWYPPHGALARYDFLVLAAVALQVLLVALGLETRDEVTVILCFHLVGTAMEVFKTAMGSWVYPEPSLLRLGGVPLFTGFMYGAIGSYIARAWRLFRFRFIRHPPFRATAWLALAIYVNFFTHHFLPDLRWLLFVALAALFGRTWVLFRIRRTYRRMPLLLGFVLVASFIWIAENLGTFAAAWRYPTQRNGWAMVPLGKLGAWLLLMVISYVLVSAVARRRRSSL, encoded by the coding sequence ATGGATGAGATGGTGGCGGGGTGGGCCCGGGAAAAGGGCGACTGGGCCGTGGCCTTGCATGAACTGGCCTGCTTTGGCGTGAAACAGGCGCGGGCCTGCCTGTTCGGCACCGGCATGCTGGCGTTGCTGCTGGCCACCTGGTGTTGGTATCCGCCCCATGGGGCGCTGGCGCGCTACGACTTCCTGGTGCTGGCCGCGGTGGCGTTGCAGGTGTTGCTGGTCGCACTGGGCCTGGAGACGCGCGATGAAGTCACGGTGATCTTGTGCTTCCACCTGGTCGGCACGGCCATGGAGGTATTCAAGACCGCCATGGGCTCGTGGGTCTATCCGGAGCCATCCCTGCTGCGCCTAGGCGGGGTGCCGCTGTTCACCGGCTTCATGTACGGCGCCATCGGCAGCTATATCGCCCGGGCGTGGCGGCTGTTCCGCTTCCGCTTCATCCGGCATCCGCCGTTCCGTGCCACCGCATGGCTGGCGCTGGCGATCTACGTGAACTTCTTCACGCACCACTTTCTGCCGGATCTGCGCTGGCTGCTGTTTGTCGCGCTGGCGGCGTTGTTCGGGCGGACGTGGGTGTTGTTCCGCATCCGCCGCACGTACCGTCGCATGCCGCTGTTGCTCGGCTTCGTGCTGGTGGCGTCCTTCATCTGGATCGCCGAGAACCTGGGCACGTTCGCGGCGGCCTGGCGCTATCCCACGCAACGGAACGGATGGGCGATGGTGCCGCTGGGCAAACTCGGCGCCTGGTTGCTGCTGATGGTGATCAGCTATGTGCTGGTGTCCGCCGTGGCGCGCCGCCGACGCTCTTCCCTGTAG
- a CDS encoding acyltransferase family protein, giving the protein MPSRFGLSGWSSSGDGSVGDGRRNAGIDLLRGLSILLVVLHHIGLRIRLRQTELIDFLPLKLLNALNFNGYEAVFIFFVISGFLITSNALRRSGSLANIDLRAFYARRFSRIAPCLLLLVAVLSALHLLGVQDYVIERQGQSLPRAIVAALGFHLNWYEGMTGYLPGGWDVLWSLSIEEVFYLGFPIVCLLTRRTWVLAPMLITLAISLPWTRAALADNDIWQEKAYLPGMAAIATGVLGALLAQRWKTVPRGVASALGVAGATGLYLVMFEGKLLWQTMHNGYMLLLTASALCLVLASYWAPAGRAPWRGLGWLRSWGRLSYEIYLTHMFVVTAIVRLYKAMGSDLAHGYLWYLPALPLCWLLGKAVERYISVPAEQRLRARMLPMPVASAVPA; this is encoded by the coding sequence ATGCCGTCCAGATTCGGGTTGTCCGGCTGGAGCAGTTCGGGTGATGGCTCCGTTGGCGATGGCCGGAGAAATGCCGGCATCGACCTGCTGCGCGGGTTGTCGATCCTGCTGGTGGTGCTTCACCACATTGGCCTGCGCATCCGTCTGCGCCAGACGGAGCTGATCGATTTCCTGCCGTTGAAGCTGCTCAACGCGCTCAACTTCAACGGCTACGAAGCCGTGTTCATCTTCTTCGTCATCTCCGGCTTCCTGATCACCAGCAACGCATTGCGTCGCAGCGGTTCGCTGGCGAACATCGACCTGCGCGCGTTCTACGCACGAAGGTTCTCCCGCATCGCGCCCTGCCTGTTGCTGCTGGTCGCCGTGCTCAGCGCGCTGCATCTGCTGGGCGTGCAGGACTACGTTATCGAACGGCAAGGGCAGTCGCTGCCGCGCGCCATCGTCGCCGCGCTGGGTTTTCACCTGAACTGGTACGAAGGCATGACGGGCTACCTGCCCGGCGGCTGGGACGTGCTGTGGTCGCTGTCGATCGAGGAGGTGTTCTACCTTGGCTTCCCCATCGTCTGCCTGCTCACGCGCCGCACCTGGGTGCTGGCGCCCATGCTGATCACGCTGGCGATATCGTTGCCGTGGACACGCGCGGCGCTGGCGGACAATGACATCTGGCAGGAGAAGGCCTATCTGCCGGGCATGGCCGCCATCGCCACGGGCGTGCTGGGCGCCTTGCTCGCGCAGCGCTGGAAAACCGTGCCGCGCGGCGTGGCGTCCGCACTGGGCGTGGCCGGTGCCACCGGACTCTATCTGGTGATGTTCGAGGGCAAGCTGCTGTGGCAGACGATGCACAACGGCTACATGCTGCTGCTCACGGCTTCTGCGTTGTGCCTGGTGCTGGCAAGTTACTGGGCGCCCGCCGGTCGCGCGCCATGGCGCGGGCTGGGCTGGCTGCGTTCCTGGGGCCGCCTGAGTTACGAGATTTACCTCACCCACATGTTCGTGGTGACGGCGATCGTTCGCCTGTACAAGGCGATGGGCAGCGATTTGGCGCACGGTTACCTGTGGTACCTGCCGGCACTGCCGCTGTGCTGGTTGCTGGGCAAGGCCGTGGAGCGCTATATCTCGGTGCCGGCGGAGCAGCGCCTGCGCGCGCGCATGCTGCCCATGCCGGTAGCCTCCGCCGTGCCGGCGTGA
- a CDS encoding AcvB/VirJ family lysyl-phosphatidylglycerol hydrolase, whose product MKRLWKWTGWVLVFAACAGLLAWHPWHHASMDESLVQVPAQQGVTPLAGRQDVVAIFYSGDGGWRDLDQSLGKIIASHGIPVEGVSLLQYYWREKSAEDSAADLDALITRTLAQNGKKRIWLIGFSFGADVLPTVVGKLSPEGRARIAQIVLLSPSQDVNFEIEMEGYISAREGKWKTWTQDFFQWLNPVKHYDAMPPLQALNGQPPLVCYYGIQDKADTICADPKLPSWVKVYEKTGDHHFDYNYEGLAQQMIHDLPASTSP is encoded by the coding sequence TTGAAACGACTCTGGAAGTGGACCGGTTGGGTTCTGGTGTTTGCCGCCTGCGCGGGCCTGCTGGCCTGGCATCCGTGGCATCACGCCAGCATGGACGAATCGCTGGTGCAGGTGCCGGCGCAGCAGGGCGTCACGCCGCTGGCCGGGCGCCAGGACGTGGTGGCGATCTTTTATTCGGGTGACGGCGGCTGGCGCGACCTGGACCAGTCGCTGGGCAAGATCATCGCCTCGCACGGCATCCCGGTGGAGGGCGTGAGCCTGCTGCAGTACTACTGGCGCGAAAAGAGCGCGGAGGATTCGGCAGCAGACCTCGATGCGCTGATCACGCGCACGCTGGCGCAGAACGGCAAGAAGCGCATCTGGCTCATCGGGTTCTCCTTCGGTGCCGACGTGCTGCCCACCGTGGTCGGCAAGCTCAGCCCGGAAGGTCGCGCGCGCATCGCGCAGATCGTGCTGCTTTCACCCAGCCAGGACGTGAACTTCGAGATCGAGATGGAAGGCTATATCTCGGCGCGCGAGGGCAAGTGGAAAACCTGGACGCAGGATTTCTTCCAGTGGCTGAATCCGGTGAAGCATTACGACGCCATGCCACCGCTCCAGGCACTCAACGGCCAGCCGCCGCTGGTGTGCTACTACGGTATCCAGGACAAGGCGGACACGATCTGCGCCGACCCCAAGTTGCCGTCGTGGGTGAAGGTCTATGAAAAGACCGGCGACCACCACTTCGACTACAACTACGAAGGCCTGGCGCAGCAGATGATCCACGACTTGCCGGCGAGCACGTCGCCGTAA